The Nostoc sp. 'Lobaria pulmonaria (5183) cyanobiont' genome window below encodes:
- a CDS encoding DUF1574 family protein, whose protein sequence is MKTVLPDRQQSLVQWVSQATGINTFGVKVRLRGNDLHILCEGTECPQRWRTLSDLLQALQQTNLDILTNSEQTSIYQVFVYGRRKGEHRPSWCHRVHLNQIDKHLDQVQQALLADSEKSKQSGGALIVSNESLARQGNPEAIARYLSETLSTLGVSVQAKIKLYKPKNSQPEENRLWIFCQSSYSPDASLLAEPIAQKLRYLKLSGYQDAVIVSQVSGETAPDWLLRVDLTPPEVMLKEWARWGDVQAIARLLAEVLSGLKVGVQVSLKESTLHIFCIPAFDPLGTAPIPDKVVCLEAILPQLEAIAPQAILAATVYGQKAGDKEPTWIDCLALPAAKYPAFAISALDLANTGDEPAIIFLLERLLNPDLDWRLLTGGIRVLLLNRNGLLHIMCDAPVCPLRQQVASKITQFIRQLKISGIMGVRIYGRRAGNKEPFWHYGVDLEHRQRLVPEATPEFAATSIYINDLVTSETSEPILRPDLTTAEVQNFVTEVARDWIATASSTARKFLLKSQLFTESNQSAEHNHDVQGIKIALVWGTLGLLLTLQTDWVLGHIVARTTPSSPKAASANLSSSSEQKASLTSEENQSEKTTFFSSTSKTKSPPNQSSVFNASEFTQSDDTPKNNLAAAPLKEKATATAILLAARSQMPSFNVRQLDEQLALYKQRLARTGSPPDVLIIGSSRALRGVDPAALSKALATQGYPNLDVFNFGINGATAQVVDFVIRHVLEPSELPKMIIWADGARAFNGGREDITFKSLAASAGYKQAFQKTPTTASSNDLPENTVNSGEQKTNEEKQEISTYEAVNQSLNQALASVSASYQNRDQIKSLLQKQLLLFGKNQTVASQKQLTDGTSDESISQQAVDFDGFLPLSIRFNPTRYYQKHSRVPGNYDNDYKSFQVEGQQDVAFQEVLQFTQSQKISLVFVNMPLTGDYLDPVRRQYEQQFQQYMLHLATNPNFIYRDLSQQWTKVNDFFSDPSHLNRFGAYEVSKKLANDPMIPWPVK, encoded by the coding sequence ATGAAAACAGTATTACCAGATCGCCAGCAATCCTTAGTGCAATGGGTAAGCCAAGCAACAGGGATCAACACTTTCGGAGTGAAAGTCCGGTTGCGGGGAAATGACCTTCATATTCTTTGTGAAGGTACAGAATGTCCGCAGCGTTGGCGTACTTTGTCTGATTTGCTGCAAGCACTACAGCAAACAAACTTAGATATCCTCACAAATAGCGAACAAACCTCAATATATCAAGTATTTGTCTATGGCCGCAGAAAAGGGGAACACCGCCCCTCATGGTGCCATCGGGTTCACTTAAATCAAATAGATAAGCATCTCGATCAGGTGCAGCAAGCGCTGCTAGCAGACTCGGAAAAATCAAAACAATCGGGTGGGGCGCTAATTGTCTCTAACGAAAGTTTGGCACGCCAAGGCAATCCAGAAGCGATCGCTCGATATCTGAGCGAAACTCTGAGTACGCTAGGTGTATCAGTACAGGCAAAGATTAAGCTATATAAGCCAAAGAATTCTCAGCCAGAAGAAAATCGCCTGTGGATATTTTGCCAGTCAAGCTATAGCCCTGATGCATCGTTGCTTGCTGAACCAATAGCACAGAAGTTGCGTTATCTCAAGCTTTCCGGCTACCAAGATGCCGTAATTGTTTCTCAGGTAAGCGGCGAAACTGCCCCAGATTGGCTGCTGCGGGTGGATTTAACACCACCAGAGGTGATGCTTAAAGAGTGGGCGCGTTGGGGGGATGTCCAAGCGATCGCTCGATTATTAGCTGAAGTACTATCAGGATTAAAAGTTGGTGTCCAAGTTTCTCTGAAAGAATCAACGCTACATATCTTTTGTATTCCAGCTTTTGATCCCTTAGGAACTGCCCCGATCCCAGATAAGGTAGTGTGCTTAGAGGCGATTTTACCGCAGCTAGAAGCGATCGCTCCTCAAGCCATTCTCGCCGCCACCGTATACGGGCAAAAAGCAGGCGACAAGGAACCTACTTGGATTGATTGCCTGGCTTTACCCGCTGCCAAGTATCCCGCCTTTGCCATATCAGCATTAGATTTGGCAAATACTGGCGATGAACCAGCAATTATATTTTTACTAGAGCGTTTACTTAATCCTGATTTGGATTGGCGACTATTGACAGGTGGAATTCGCGTACTCCTACTGAACAGAAATGGTTTATTACACATTATGTGTGATGCACCTGTTTGTCCACTGCGGCAACAAGTAGCAAGTAAAATTACGCAGTTTATCCGCCAGTTAAAAATTTCCGGTATTATGGGAGTACGTATCTACGGTCGCCGTGCTGGGAATAAAGAACCTTTTTGGCATTATGGCGTCGATCTTGAACATCGCCAACGTTTAGTTCCAGAAGCAACCCCAGAATTTGCTGCTACTTCTATATACATTAACGATTTAGTAACCTCTGAGACTAGTGAGCCAATTTTGCGCCCAGACTTAACGACAGCAGAAGTTCAAAATTTTGTAACAGAAGTAGCGCGAGATTGGATAGCAACGGCGAGTTCAACTGCGAGAAAATTCCTGTTGAAAAGTCAGTTATTTACCGAAAGCAACCAGTCAGCGGAACATAACCATGATGTTCAAGGAATTAAAATTGCTTTGGTTTGGGGAACACTAGGATTATTGCTCACCCTCCAAACTGATTGGGTATTGGGTCATATTGTTGCACGTACTACGCCCAGTTCCCCAAAAGCTGCTAGTGCCAACCTCTCATCATCTTCCGAGCAAAAAGCATCTTTGACATCTGAAGAAAATCAGAGTGAGAAAACGACATTTTTTAGCAGCACTTCCAAGACAAAATCTCCTCCAAATCAGAGTTCTGTATTTAATGCTTCGGAATTTACCCAAAGTGATGATACCCCAAAAAATAATTTGGCAGCCGCACCACTGAAGGAAAAAGCAACCGCAACAGCTATTCTTTTAGCGGCGCGATCGCAGATGCCAAGTTTTAATGTCAGGCAGTTAGACGAGCAACTAGCACTGTATAAACAGCGTTTAGCTAGAACTGGTAGTCCCCCAGATGTATTGATTATTGGCTCTTCACGCGCCCTCAGAGGAGTAGATCCCGCAGCACTCTCTAAAGCTTTAGCAACTCAAGGCTATCCAAATCTTGATGTGTTTAACTTTGGAATTAACGGTGCTACCGCACAAGTTGTAGACTTTGTAATTCGTCACGTCTTGGAACCATCAGAACTACCCAAAATGATTATCTGGGCAGATGGTGCGCGTGCTTTCAACGGTGGGCGCGAGGATATTACCTTTAAATCGCTTGCTGCATCGGCTGGTTATAAACAAGCATTTCAAAAAACACCAACAACGGCAAGTAGCAATGATTTACCAGAAAATACGGTAAATTCGGGAGAACAAAAAACAAACGAAGAAAAACAAGAGATTAGTACTTATGAAGCTGTCAATCAATCGTTAAATCAGGCTCTAGCATCTGTTTCTGCTAGCTATCAAAACCGCGACCAAATTAAAAGTTTACTACAAAAACAACTGCTCTTATTTGGTAAAAATCAGACAGTTGCATCACAAAAACAGTTGACAGACGGTACTTCAGATGAAAGTATTTCTCAGCAAGCGGTTGACTTTGATGGCTTTCTACCCTTGTCTATTCGCTTTAATCCCACGAGATACTATCAAAAACATTCTAGAGTTCCCGGAAATTATGACAACGACTATAAATCTTTTCAAGTAGAAGGACAGCAAGATGTTGCTTTTCAAGAAGTGCTTCAGTTTACCCAGTCTCAGAAAATCTCCTTAGTGTTTGTGAATATGCCTCTGACGGGAGATTATTTAGATCCAGTGCGTAGACAATATGAGCAACAATTTCAGCAATATATGTTGCATTTGGCTACTAATCCCAACTTTATTTATCGTGATTTGAGCCAACAGTGGACAAAAGTAAATGATTTCTTTTCTGATCCTAGCCACCTCAACCGTTTTGGTGCATACGAAGTCTCGAAAAAGCTAGCTAACGATCCGATGATTCCTTGGCCAGTGAAGTAG